The genomic stretch AAAAGCGGACGACTTTGAACTGAGAATAGGGAAGAAGGCAACGCTCCTTCGTTCCGCCGGTAAATCAGCCTATGGTATGCTCTATTCGTTAACTCATTCAGAAATTAACGCTTTGTATTGGGGCGCAGGATTAACTGAATATGCGCCGGAAGCGATACTCGTCAAAGCCGGGGATGAGCACATTGCAGCGCTTTGCTGCAACCTGGTAATTCCACCGCAGGCAGGAGAGTCAAATGAGGACTATAAAGAGAGGTTAATAACAGCTATGAATAAGCTCGATGTACCTGTTAATATACCCTGATAAAGACTTTCATTTCGACGCACTCCACAGGATGCAAGTTTAACAGCGATATAAAAATAATAAGGAACAAAAATATTTGCCATGAAAATATTAAATGATCTTTTTGAAAAAAACAGAAAATGGGCAGAAAAGGTAAAAGCCTCTGATCCTGAGTTCTTCCTGAACATTTCAAAACAGCAAAAGCCTGAATATTTATGGATTGGCTGTTCCGACAGCCGCGTGGCGGCCAATCAAATTGTCGACCTTCTTCCCGGCAGGCTCTTTGTTCATCGTAATATTGCCAACGTCGTTGTCCATACGGACCTCAATTGCCTGTCCGTTATTCAATATGCAGTAGAAGTGTTAAAAATAAAACATATTATTGTTTGCGGACATTACGGCTGCGGCGGCATTCAGGCAGCCATGGAAAATAAAGAGCATGGCTTGATAGACCATTGGCTTCGTCATATTAAAGATGTCTATCGTTATCATGAGGAGAAATTTGACGCAGTTAATGATGAAAAAGAAAAAATGAACCTGCTCTGTGAACTTAATGTCATTGAACAGGTCGCCAATGTTTGTCACACGACTATTGTTCAAAATGCCTGGAGATCGGGGCAGGAACTGGCAGTACATGGATGGATATACAATATTGAAGACGGCATATTGAAAGATATGAATGTATGCAACAAGGGGCCTGATGACATATCCCAAACGCACAGATTGAAGTAGAACAGAGGGTTGCTGTACTCCACAGGGAGTGGAGTTTTTCCAACTTTTTGTACCTTTTCTAAGCGTGAAATAGCATGAAAATCCTTATCCTCATTGCCATAGCAGTCTTTGCCCTCTTTGCTTTTTACGGCTGCAAATCAGTTGTTAACAGGCTGGCTTTTTATCCCGACAAGACAGATATCATCCCCGGCAACAGGTTGCCGGAGAATGTAAAGGAAATCTTCATTGAAACGGAAGATAAACTAAGCATTCAGGCATACTTTATCCCCAATAAAAGTTCAGACAATATCCTCCTTTATTTTCACGGTAATGCAGGCAATATTTGCCACCGTCTGCCTGATCTCTTGCAGATAAACAGTTTTGGAATAAACGTGCTGGGCATCAGCTATCGCGGCTATGGAAAAAGCGAGGGTAAACCGAGCGAGGAAGGGATCTACATGGACGGCAGAGCAGCTTTGAAGTATGCAACTGAAAAGCTCGGTTTTGCTGAGGAAAATGTCATCCTCTTGGGCCGGTCCATTGGAACGGCGGCTGCAATCGAAACGGCCCTCAACAGAAACATAAAGGGATTGATCCTTGTAACGCCGCTGACAAGCGGTAAAGATGAAGCCAGAGCGGCCGGGGTCGGCTCCCTTTCATCACTTGCCGGCGCCTCCTTCAACAACATAGGCAAAATAGATCGTCTTTCCTGCCCTCTTCTCGTCATTCACGGTACAAATGATGACGTCATTCCCTTTGAAATGGGCAAAGCCCTTTTCAACAGGGCAAAAGGCGAAAAGAAATTTGTCAAAATTGAAGGCGCCGACCACAATAATATATCAAGTGAATACGGGGCGAAATATTGGCCGCCCATCGATGAGTTTATCAGAGGGCTTTGAGAGCAGCCGGCCTGCTGTTATACTTACATTCAAGGAAATTACTTCTCATCCTTGTTTATGCCATGCTGACTCTTGCAAAGAAGGATAGCCCAGCCCCTGGAAGAAAGAGGTAATACTCAAAGTGAGTGACATAAAAATTCTGCTTGTTGAAGAAGTATGGCGCACAATAGAAAGTGTAATGTCTGTTCTGTCAAGGACCAACTGCACTATTATAACAACAAGCTCCGGTAAAGAGGCCTTAAAAACTATCAGGAAAGAACATCCTCATCTAGTTGTGCTGGACTTTTCCATGCATGAAATACCCGGTGATGAAATATGTAAAAAATTAAAATCATCGTCTCATACGAAAAGCATACCTGTTATCATGCTGGGAATGCTTGGAAACGAAAAGGACAAGGCACGATGTTTTGCTGCAGGTTGTGATGAATTTATATTAAAACCTTTTGATCCATCGGAACTTATAAAGAAAATATTAAAATACCTCGATCTCGTCGTCAGAGAACATGAAAGAATTCCCCTTAATACAGCAGTCGACATTAGCATCAAAAGCAAAGGAACGCTCCTCAATATATCCGGTGGGGGCGTCTTTGTAAGAGGTGACAAACTTTTCCCTGTAGGAACTATTCTAAATTTGAAATTTACTTTGCCTGATTCA from Deltaproteobacteria bacterium encodes the following:
- a CDS encoding gamma-glutamylcyclotransferase, which encodes MNDNSEKRLHEVFFYGLYMDPHILQQQGVKPGNPRIGKADDFELRIGKKATLLRSAGKSAYGMLYSLTHSEINALYWGAGLTEYAPEAILVKAGDEHIAALCCNLVIPPQAGESNEDYKERLITAMNKLDVPVNIP
- a CDS encoding response regulator gives rise to the protein MSDIKILLVEEVWRTIESVMSVLSRTNCTIITTSSGKEALKTIRKEHPHLVVLDFSMHEIPGDEICKKLKSSSHTKSIPVIMLGMLGNEKDKARCFAAGCDEFILKPFDPSELIKKILKYLDLVVREHERIPLNTAVDISIKSKGTLLNISGGGVFVRGDKLFPVGTILNLKFTLPDSMIPLEVEGKVIRVVRKAKERPAINEGMGIKFTNLSVTAKKIIREWTEASSSLKNHDLSPVAIEREESC
- a CDS encoding alpha/beta hydrolase; its protein translation is MKILILIAIAVFALFAFYGCKSVVNRLAFYPDKTDIIPGNRLPENVKEIFIETEDKLSIQAYFIPNKSSDNILLYFHGNAGNICHRLPDLLQINSFGINVLGISYRGYGKSEGKPSEEGIYMDGRAALKYATEKLGFAEENVILLGRSIGTAAAIETALNRNIKGLILVTPLTSGKDEARAAGVGSLSSLAGASFNNIGKIDRLSCPLLVIHGTNDDVIPFEMGKALFNRAKGEKKFVKIEGADHNNISSEYGAKYWPPIDEFIRGL
- the can gene encoding carbonate dehydratase; amino-acid sequence: MKILNDLFEKNRKWAEKVKASDPEFFLNISKQQKPEYLWIGCSDSRVAANQIVDLLPGRLFVHRNIANVVVHTDLNCLSVIQYAVEVLKIKHIIVCGHYGCGGIQAAMENKEHGLIDHWLRHIKDVYRYHEEKFDAVNDEKEKMNLLCELNVIEQVANVCHTTIVQNAWRSGQELAVHGWIYNIEDGILKDMNVCNKGPDDISQTHRLK